The DNA segment TCCTCTCTGATGAGATGATTTTGGACTTGGTGGTGTTCCTTGGGAGGCTAACCTTTGTGAACTTCAGTTTCTGTGCCAAGTTAACCGGTGTGTCATTCTTCAACATCGTTGAAAGATGTGTTTCCCTCCAGTGCATGAGAATGGAAGGCACCAATTTTGGAGTTGAAGACGATTCCAAGGAACTGGGTGTTGTCAAGTCAAGGATCAAGTCTTTGTACATATCTGGAAACCACAACTTGAGAGACGAGTGTCTCCTCAAGATATCACGCCATTGCCCTTTTGCGGAAACTCTTGCAGTGGATCATTGTCCTGCCATCACTGGAGATGGGGTGCTTGAAGTCTTGAGGAACTCTGGCGAGCTAACATCTTTGGATATATCCGGATGCAGTGGTATAAAGTGTGTTGATGCACTAGACTTTGAGCTTCCAAAGCTGGAGACTTTACGAGCATGTGGAACTTGGATCGACGACCAAGCCCTAGGTTTGATCAGCAAAAGATGTCCAAGGTTGTTGCGACTTGATCTGAAAGGATGCTTGAACGTGACATCAAGAGGTGTGAAGGAAGTTGTGCAGAGCTGCACACGTTTAAGAGAGATAAACCTTTCCAACTGTGAAGTTGATGATGGAATTTTCATTTGGATGGTTTGCGCTAATCCATCTCTTAGGAAAATTGTGCCGCCATGTTGTTTTTCTCCAACTAAAGAACTCCACAAATTCTTGCTACGCCATGGATGTGTGATCTGCCAAGGGATTCCATAGCAAACCCCTCCCAATAGAAGAATCTGCAAAATGGTCTaaatgaacatatatatatctctCACTTCCCATGTTTAAGtagttgatttttttcaaaagttcagTCATTATTCTTTTGTTCATCGATGATGGAAGTAAAACATCACAACATTGCAAATCAAAGCCAGAAAAGTCATAATAACAAAAAGCTAAGAACAGAGTCAAACGTAAAGAATACATATAAAAGCAAGTTTGAAGTGGAAGACAACAATGTTCCCACAATGATATCTAAATTTAACTTTATTATCAAACTTCCCACAATGTTAGACTCTTTGCCTAAACAGCATGCAACATTAACTGTAGTAGAACAACTTTCCTCTGCCAAAATGATGGACAAGAGAGACCCACATTATCTCTTTTGACTAAATGAAGAGAACAAAAAGAGTGTTTAACTGTGAGGTCACACGATTCATTATGTCACACTTGCATCAAGAAGTTTAAAACTTGTAATCAGGGTTGTCACGAAGTCCGAGCTTTGACAGTGAAAGGCAGTAAGAATCCCAGTCCGTTCGTCTCATATACTTGAGCAGTTTCTTCCGTCTATGCACCATTGCTATCAGTCCCTTCTTCGAATGTTTGTCCTAGATTACGTTACAATACATAGGATACGCGGTTACGTTACACTAAAAAAACTGCCACTAGTAGCTTCAGAAGAGAATAAAAGATGATTAAAAGCTTACCTTTTTATGTAGAACAGAGGACAGATGCTTGATCTTAGTAGTCAGTTGTGCCACtacacagaaaaaaataaatagagatTACTAAACAATAATGTGACAAAGGAAATGACATCTGATCAACCGATTAGATTAGCCTTGTGAATGTAAAACCGTCTCTGATAACTTAATGCAAACACTGATCAAAACTCATTTAGGAGGATTCAATATACCTTGAACACGTGCAGAACCACAATCGGATTCCGACATCTTGAACTCTTCCCTGACCTTTGCAAGCTCGATTTTCATCTTCTCCGCTGATGACATGTTATCCGGGTGGAAATACTGCGTTTGATTATAACACATGCATAACATAGTCAATGTCATAacattcttttttaaaaaaaagcttACAGATTCAAGAactaagaagaaaagaaagacatACAGTTTGAACTAGCTCATCTTTCGGAGGCTCGAGCAAATACTTTGGGGTACCATTTAAAACGCTGAAAAAATCCAAGTTCTGAACTGCAAGCAAATTAACCTTCATATTAAAATCACAATCAATGAGCAACAGAACAACACCAATAACTAAGCAACGACATCAAGCCACAAGCTTTTTTTGTTGTCCCATAGCAGTTCACAAGTAAGAGATGGACCGGTATAGCATAAAAATCAACACTTTCGCTGCGGCACAGTAGTTCACTAAGTACGAGATAGAGAGGTTATATCATAATCCACATAAGAATTCTCCAATCCTATTATTACTTGAAAGGAACTTAAGTCTAAACATTCTAACAGCTAAAGTCTAAAACACTGCACACAGAGGGGAAGTAAGAGAGAGTTTGTGAACGTACAGGCTTGTGATTTTCTGGCTTGTTGAATCTCAGACCTGAGATCATCGAAGGCAATCCCTTTCCTCGTTCCCTGCGCTGCAGCCTCTTCCACCTCTCTCAGCTTAACAAGCCTCTGGTTGAGCTCCTGCAACGAGAaccaaccttcttctctcttccccTCTGGTCTGTACTGTCTTAGTATCTCCCCCAGTTCTTTAGTGTCGTAGCTCTTGATAAACTCCGACTTCATCTCCTCTGAATCATCTCCCATCTTCTTCCTTTCCTCTATCTCCTCCCCGAACACTGAGATGGGCAATCCCTCTCCCCCACCGAACACATTCGAACGGACATTGTTACTGTCTTTTGTCTTCATAATGCTCTGAAGGCTTGATAGGTTTGACCATCTGGTCTCTTGTGGCCTCATCTGCCTCAAGTTTTTCTTTAAGTTTTCAAAGGGCGAACCTTCGACTTTACCAGCCCCCAAATCTCCCGACTTTGAAAGCACGTTCTGCTTGTAAAGATCCTGTAAATCCCTCGCCGGAGGAGCTGCTGCTCGGCGTCGGAATTCGTTGAGATTCCTCCTGATATCCTGAAAATCTCCGCCGGAAC comes from the Brassica napus cultivar Da-Ae chromosome A7, Da-Ae, whole genome shotgun sequence genome and includes:
- the LOC106354837 gene encoding probable 37S ribosomal protein S28, mitochondrial; the encoded protein is MAFHLARRKQRLHSNPSLIHLFSTSSSSSSSASSPQDGNESGEQPSQPSSDFKISSYFSGIKSSLKQQPQHQAQDGRRQLAGFDAKAPSFSGSGGDFQDIRRNLNEFRRRAAAPPARDLQDLYKQNVLSKSGDLGAGKVEGSPFENLKKNLRQMRPQETRWSNLSSLQSIMKTKDSNNVRSNVFGGGEGLPISVFGEEIEERKKMGDDSEEMKSEFIKSYDTKELGEILRQYRPEGKREEGWFSLQELNQRLVKLREVEEAAAQGTRKGIAFDDLRSEIQQARKSQAFQNLDFFSVLNGTPKYLLEPPKDELVQTYFHPDNMSSAEKMKIELAKVREEFKMSESDCGSARVQVAQLTTKIKHLSSVLHKKDKHSKKGLIAMVHRRKKLLKYMRRTDWDSYCLSLSKLGLRDNPDYKF